AGGGGCCCTGGTGCGGTTCAAGATGGCGGACCGCAACGTGGTGGTCCGGGGATTTGCGGAGCGCAACGTGGAGGCGGATCTGGCCATCTGGCCCATCGTCTTCCAGAACACCGCCAACGACCTGACGGAACTCCAGCGCCTGGTGGACCTGCACGACGCGCAGATTCGCGGGTTCCTCAAGGCCCAGGGGTTCGAGGACGGGGAGATCTCCTCCATGCCCCCCCAGATCACCGACCGCAAGACCCAGCCGGGCATGGATCCGGGGGTCAAGCTGGACGAACGCTACATGGCCCAGACGGCCATCACCCTTCGCTCCTCCAAGATGGGGGAGGTCAAGGTGGCCATGCGGAAGTCCGGCGAGCTGGTGCGCAAGGGGATCGTTCTGGCCCAGGACTACTCCCTGGTGCCGGAGTTCCTGTTCACCAAGCTGGACGAGATCAAACCGGAGATGGTGGCGGAGGCCACCCGGAGCGCCCGGGCGGCGGCGGAGCAGTTCGCCAAGGATTCGGGAAGCCGGGTGGGGGGCATCCAGCGGGCGGAGCAGGGATACTTCAGCATCGAGGACCGGGACAAGGGGTCGCCGGACCACAAGAAGGTGCGCGTGGTGACCACCATTTCCTATTCTCTGGAGAATCATTGACCGAAGGGGCTCGGGCGACCGGGCCCCTTCGCGTCGTCTGCAAAGCGGCGGAGGAGGTGCAAATCATGGCAGGAGAAGCGGAAAGGGCGCAGGATCGCAGACGTCCCCTCCTTCGCACCGCGGAGGAGCTCTTCGCGGCCCAAGGCTACGGCGAGGGATGGTTCCGGGGCGTCCGGGAAAGGGGTGGGATCTCCGAGGAGGCGTTCCGCCGGGAGTTCCCCTCCCCGGAGGACCTGATGGAGACGCTGGCGGAGGCCATGCTGGAGGAGGCTCTGGAGGCCCAGTCCGGCGTTCTGGAGGACCCCTCCCTGGATGCCGTGGAGAAGCTGCGGAGGCTCTTTCGGGGATTGGCGGCCTGGAAGCTGCGCCGCCGGGCGTTCTTTCGCAACCTGGCTCTGGCGGCGTACCGGGAGGAGAACCTCCTGCTGCAACAGCGGCTGATGGGGGTCATGGGAAAACGGATGGTTCCCCTGACGGGGGAACTGTTCCGCCAGGGAGCCCGGGAAGGGGTCTTCTCCCTTTCCGACCCCGAGGAGGCGGCGGAACAGATCCTGTGGATGCTGCGCGGCCTGGGCCCCCGGGTCGCGACGGTCCTGGAGTCTCCTTCCCTCGCCGGGGCGGAGGAGGTGGTCCGCAAGTTCTCCGCGATCTCCCGTTCCATGGAGCGGATCCTGGGGGTTCCGGAGGGGGCCCTGGGCTTGGGCGCCCTCTTCCGGGAGACCCTGCACGCCTGGTTCGAGACCCTGACGGGACCGGAGGCTGGACGGGCCGATCCGGGGGCGCTATAACCGGGGCACAGAATGACGGAGGGGAAGCCCTCCGGAATCGGTAAGGACGAAAAAACACGGCCCCGTAGGTAGTCGGGGCGTGCCGGAAACCCGGCACCCGTAACCTGCCTCCCCCGGGAGGTTGTCCGTCGTCCCTCTGTTGGGGTTTTGTCCGAGGAGGGATGGGGATGGTGCGGGTGACGGTCTTCCATGACGGCCGGTTCTGGGTGCTCCTGGGGGAACGGGAGGAAGCGGGGTTTCTGCGGGCGGTGCGGCGACTCTGCGCCGAAGAGCCCGGAGAGCCGGAGGTGCGCGG
The sequence above is drawn from the Aminomonas paucivorans DSM 12260 genome and encodes:
- a CDS encoding TetR/AcrR family transcriptional regulator, coding for MAGEAERAQDRRRPLLRTAEELFAAQGYGEGWFRGVRERGGISEEAFRREFPSPEDLMETLAEAMLEEALEAQSGVLEDPSLDAVEKLRRLFRGLAAWKLRRRAFFRNLALAAYREENLLLQQRLMGVMGKRMVPLTGELFRQGAREGVFSLSDPEEAAEQILWMLRGLGPRVATVLESPSLAGAEEVVRKFSAISRSMERILGVPEGALGLGALFRETLHAWFETLTGPEAGRADPGAL
- a CDS encoding SIMPL domain-containing protein, which translates into the protein MQNRTVVAAGVLGALLALGVVAGSFLMGGALVRFKMADRNVVVRGFAERNVEADLAIWPIVFQNTANDLTELQRLVDLHDAQIRGFLKAQGFEDGEISSMPPQITDRKTQPGMDPGVKLDERYMAQTAITLRSSKMGEVKVAMRKSGELVRKGIVLAQDYSLVPEFLFTKLDEIKPEMVAEATRSARAAAEQFAKDSGSRVGGIQRAEQGYFSIEDRDKGSPDHKKVRVVTTISYSLENH